A part of Rhipicephalus microplus isolate Deutch F79 chromosome 8, USDA_Rmic, whole genome shotgun sequence genomic DNA contains:
- the LOC119164047 gene encoding uncharacterized protein LOC119164047 isoform X7, with protein sequence MVVKSEYVSGYYVQQRPWSPTKRRGPISSDFKTPGPGAFTIPSTIGEKASTNVTKGQKAPAFTFGTKTEEKRDLFVPGPGAYNIAGLSEKGKETVPAPTMAPKLREPEGFKTPAPGAYNPEKAEQCVLSAAPMYTFGSKIRDPKPADIPEADRPSQEETHRRPQLVHRNRRAPRYSFGLKLKSLFRPNDNPAPGVYDIEKGDSVVYPKSPSFSIRRRLREPSPEKQPAPGTYDITRADGTLCTRSQEHTMAYRLRERSSDSAELPAPGDYDTTKADTTVFSRAPQFSLAERLHHEAPESVDFPGPTDYNISRGKTTATYRSPQYSFGLKIKDKPPDSLKFPGPGEYSPDKGDRIVRTRSPEYQMGSKLKEKPPEHFDYPGPSEYHSETADHVTRSRSPRYRFGVKITDRPPESLQYPGPGEYNVDKADHATRKRSPQHRIGTKLKDRSPDSLHYPGPGEYNSDRSDRITRSHSPQHRIGLKIKEKSPEFLRYPGPGEYNVDRADHVTRSRSPQHTFGIKIKDKPQESQEYPGPGEYNIEKADQVTRTRSPEHKIGVKIKDKPGSIDYPGPGEYNIEKADHVTRSHSPQHRMGVKLKEKPPESLHYPGPGDYSAEKADHLVRSHSPRHKIGVRLTEKPPESLGYPGPGEYNVEKADRMIRNSSPQHRIGIRPEEKSPESLHYPGPGDYDARKADLVTRRRPPEHHIGKKLKDKPPESVQYPGPGEYSVERSEEITRSRSPQHQMGVKLKYRPPESHDYPGPGDYNIEKADRVARSHSPEYKIGVKLKERKADSLDYPGPGEYNIENADRVARSHSPECKIGVKLKERRPDSLDYPGPGDYNIEKADRIARCRSPEYKMGAKLQERRPNSLEYPGPGEYNIEKADRVARSHSPEYKIGVKLKERKADSLDYPGPGEYNIENADRVARSHSPECKIGVKLKERRPDSLDYPGPGDYNIEKADRIARCRSPEYKMGAKLQERRPNSLEYPGPGEYNIEKADRVARSHSPEYKIGVKLKERKADSLDYPGPGEYNIENADRVARSHSPEYKIGVKLKERRPDSLDYPGPGDYNIEKADRIARCRSPEYKMGAKLQERRPDSLEYPGPGEYNIEKADRVARSHSPEYKIGVKLKERKADSLDYPGPGEYNIENADRVARSHSPEYKIGVKLKERRPDSLDYPGPGDYNIEKADRIARCRSPEYKMGAKLQERRPDSLEYPGPGEYNIEKADRVARSHSPEYKIGVKLKERKADSLDYPGPGEYNIEKADRIARRRSPEYKMGAKLQERRPDSLEYPGPGEYNIEKADRVARSHSPEYKIGVKLKERKADSLDHPGPGEYNIENADRVACTHSPEYKIGVKLKERRPDSFDYPGPGDYNIEKADRIARCRSPEYKMGAKLQERRPDSLEYPGPGQYNIEKADRVARSHSPEYKIGVKLKEKKPDSLDYPGPGEYIIEKADRVARSHSPEYSIGVKLKDRPPDSLYYPGPAEYYPEKADRLVRSHSPEHVIGVKLKEKLPDSLEFPAACDYDVSKGDNIVYGSPPRYTIGFRTPQPVPDYTSFPAPGDYSISRSEGTLYAGSPKFSLGIKLKDRLPDHVNYPAPSDYSPGRSVSFVKERSPKFTFGFRLRPSKPYNYGYPAPGEYDPDRANELVYPRSPRFSIRSRLKERLPDNATFPAPGTYDPDKGNPAMFGLPPRPQSRSPKRSRSHDFEEKRGTTLPHERTSKRSSSFRIVRTTEDTAGERDLKGSQQTIKRSRSLSGPRPKDSVLTNGKAKAALSEIPKPKRRSESPRLTRQSRFETTEVQARSLKETKEGQRTFRVTRKQRTGMDEGEAPQVDVVVSETAMKRRLPVDITKRKTDSKAAVTEPSSSRMATKKGTFLRSLRRKLDGTEEISRTSKVVREPTKPKKTDCVVQKTKEHRERITTTSHPEAVPRRSRSLRVIRKEADEMPDKRAKSTEELTRRSPSLRAARAKQDAIEAQEADKRSRPSDRRLGRSRSLRIAQNAIDYIDEKENVSKSETHIIASYPSLHKERHPSTHLAKSLEPAAFTTSDESGMFEDDETMDSVSAHDRTFVRTPTDSSRIQVSPESFRELRHAQGCIHMAPRFPEGLDFWKPPGTGSLFAKLYQSWTQETAVSSAEAEDNSRVMFRSAASLFFRKGFAALLRNETPGPGYYNPSIGEQLRFPRMPSFTIRRKLKCPKREQTPAPWDYSPDKADPLVRPMSPSYTFGHKGDCCRCRSTSPGLYTRAVATHAPGTYCPEKSDTVLATTPAYTFGFKHKDLRPDDIPAPGAYCPEKADTVLAVTPAYTFGIKPKDAKPDDIPAPGTYRPEKAESVLVRTPAYSFGTKPKDSRNDGIPAPGKYNVPGTDTYKSKSPAYTLSYRTNIPSDHTKKPGPGAHSPERVWMNKSSSPRFSFGIRHSPVAETPKPK encoded by the exons GTGAAAAGGCAAGCACCAATGTGACGAAAGGGCAGAAGGCTCCGGCGTTTACTTTCGGAACCAA GACCGAGGAGAAGCGCGACCTCTTCGTCCCGGGTCCCGGCGCGTACAACATCGCGGGCCTCTCCGAGAAGGGCAAGGAGACGGTGCCGGCGCCCACCATGGCGCCCAAGCTGCGCGAGCCCGAGGGCTTCAAGACGCCCGCGCCGGGCGCCTACAACCCGGAGAAGGCCGAGCAGTGCGTGCTCAGCGCCGCGCCCATGTACACCTTCGGCTCCAAGATCAGGGACCCCAAGCCCGCCGACATACCCG AGGCCGACCGGCCAAGCCAAGAAGAAACTCACCGCCGCCCGCAGCTCGTCCACCGAAACAGACGAGCGCCCCGCTACTCCTTCGGCCTCAAACTTAAGAGCCTCTTTCGACCCAACGACAACCCCG CTCCGGGTGTTTACGACATCGAAAAGGGAGACTCAGTGGTCTACCCGAAATCTCCCAGCTTCTCGATACGACGACGACTCCGTGAGCCTAGCCCCGAAAAACAACCAG CGCCTGGAACTTACGACATAACCCGAGCAGACGGGACTCTATGCACCAGATCTCAAGAACACACGATGGCGTACCGACTGAGGGAAAGGTCGTCCGACAGCGCTGAGCTTCCCG CCCCAGGAGACTACGACACGACGAAGGCGGACACGACAGTCTTTTCAAGAGCCCCGCAGTTCAGCCTTGCCGAGAGGCTACATCACGAAGCGCCAGAGTCCGTAGACTTTCCTG GTCCTACGGACTACAATATAAGCAGAGGAAAAACTACGGCGACCTATCGATCGCCGCAGTACAGCTTCGGATTAAAGATTAAAGACAAGCCTCCGGATTCCCTGAAATTCCCAG GCCCGGGAGAGTACAGTCCAGACAAAGGAGATCGCATAGTGCGCACTAGATCACCAGAGTACCAAATGGGGTCAAAGTTGAAAGAAAAGCCTCCCGAGCACTTTGACTACCCCG GGCCAAGCGAATACCACTCAGAAACAGCTGACCACGTGACCAGAAGTCGCTCTCCACGATACAGGTTCGGCGTCAAGATAACAGACAGGCCACCCGAATCTCTGCAATACCCGG GCCCCGGTGAATACAACGTTGACAAAGCAGATCACGCGACGAGGAAGCGGTCGCCACAGCACCGAATTGGTACCAAGCTGAAAGACAGGTCACCCGATTCTCTTCACTACCCGG GTCCGGGTGAATACAATTCCGACAGATCAGACCGTATCACTAGAAGCCACTCACCGCAGCATCGCATTGgattaaagataaaagaaaagtcGCCTGAGTTTCTGCGGTATCCTG GTCCAGGTGAATACAATGTGGACAGGGCGGACCACGTAACAAGAAGTCGGTCACCACAGCATACATTTGGTATCAAGATAAAAGACAAACCGCAAGAGTCCCAAGAATATCCGG GACCCGGTGAATACAATATCGAGAAGGCAGACCAGGTCACAAGAACCCGGTCACCAGAGCATAAAATTGGTGTCAAGATAAAAGACAAGCCAGGGTCTATAGACTATCCTG GACCCGGTGAATATAACATCGAGAAAGCAGACCACGTGACAAGAAGTCACTCACCACAACATCGGATGGGCGTGAAACTAAAAGAGAAGCCACCAGAATCTCTTCATTATCCAG GACCAGGGGATTACAGTGCGGAAAAAGCAGACCACTTGGTCAGAAGTCACTCACCCCGGCATAAAATTGGAGTCAGGCTTACAGAGAAACCACCAGAATCTCTGGGCTACCCAG GTCCAGGAGAATACAATGTGGAAAAAGCAGATCGCATGATAAGAAATAGTTCACCGCAGCATAGAATTGGCATCAGGCCTGAAGAGAAATCACCGGAATCACTTCATTACCCTG GTCCGGGTGACTACGACGCGAGAAAAGCAGACCTTGTTACGAGAAGGCGACCGCCAGAGCACCACATCGGCAAGAAGCTAAAAGACAAACCACCAGAATCTGTGCAGTACCCGG GTCCCGGTGAATACAGCGTGGAAAGATCAGAAGAAATCACAAGAAGTCGATCCCCACAGCACCAAATGGGAGTCAAGCTAAAATACAGGCCACCGGAATCACATGACTATCCCG GTCCTGGAGACTACAACATAGAAAAGGCCGATAGAGTTGCACGCAGCCACTCCCCAGAATACAAGATTGGTGTTAAGTTAAAGGAGAGGAAAGCAGATTCACTGGATTACCCTG GTCCTGGGGAGTACAACATAGAAAATGCCGATAGAGTTGCACGTAGCCACTCTCCAGAATGCAAGATAGGCGTCAAGCTAAAGGAGAGACGACCGGATTCATTGGATTACCctg GTCCTGGAGACTACAACATAGAGAAGGCCGACAGAATTGCGCGCTGTCGCTCCCCAGAGTACAAGATGGGTGCCAAATTACAGGAGAGAAGACCGAATTCATTGGAATATCCTG GTCCTGGAGAATACAACATAGAAAAGGCCGATAGAGTTGCACGCAGCCACTCCCCAGAATACAAGATTGGTGTTAAGTTAAAGGAGAGGAAAGCAGACTCACTGGATTACCCGG GTCCTGGGGAGTACAACATAGAAAATGCCGATAGAGTTGCACGTAGCCACTCTCCAGAATGCAAGATAGGCGTCAAGCTAAAGGAGAGACGACCGGATTCATTGGATTACCctg GTCCTGGAGACTACAACATAGAGAAGGCCGACAGAATTGCGCGCTGTCGCTCCCCAGAGTACAAGATGGGTGCCAAATTACAGGAGAGAAGACCGAATTCATTGGAATATCCTG GTCCTGGAGAATACAACATAGAAAAGGCCGATAGAGTTGCACGCAGCCACTCCCCAGAATACAAGATTGGTGTTAAGTTAAAGGAGAGGAAAGCAGACTCACTGGATTACCCGG GTCCTGGGGAGTACAACATAGAAAATGCCGATAGAGTTGCACGTAGCCACTCTCCAGAATACAAGATAGGCGTCAAGCTAAAGGAGAGACGACCGGATTCATTGGATTACCctg GTCCTGGAGACTACAACATAGAAAAGGCCGACAGAATTGCGCGCTGTCGCTCCCCAGAGTACAAGATGGGTGCCAAATTACAGGAGAGAAGACCGGATTCATTGGAATATCCTG GTCCTGGAGAATACAACATAGAAAAGGCCGATAGAGTTGCACGCAGCCACTCCCCAGAATACAAGATTGGTGTTAAGTTAAAGGAGAGGAAAGCAGACTCACTGGATTACCCGG GTCCTGGGGAGTACAACATAGAAAATGCCGATAGAGTTGCACGTAGCCACTCTCCAGAATACAAGATAGGCGTCAAGCTAAAGGAGAGACGACCGGATTCATTGGATTACCctg GTCCTGGAGACTACAACATAGAAAAGGCTGACAGAATTGCGCGCTGTCGCTCCCCAGAGTACAAGATGGGTGCCAAATTACAGGAGAGAAGACCGGATTCATTGGAATACCCTG GTCCTGGAGAATACAACATAGAAAAGGCCGATAGAGTTGCACGCAGCCACTCCCCAGAATACAAGATTGGTGTTAAGTTAAAGGAGAGGAAAGCAGATTCACTGGATTACCCTG GTCCTGGAGAATACAACATAGAGAAGGCCGACAGAATTGCGCGCCGTCGCTCCCCAGAGTACAAGATGGGTGCCAAGTTACAGGAGAGAAGACCGGATTCCTTGGAATACCCTG GTCCTGGAGAATACAACATAGAAAAGGCCGATAGAGTTGCACGTAGCCACTCCCCAGAATACAAGATCGGTGTTAAGTTAAAGGAGAGGAAAGCAGATTCACTGGATCACCCTG GTCCTGGGGAGTACAACATAGAAAATGCCGATCGAGTTGCATGTACCCACTCTCCAGAATACAAGATAGGCGTCAAGCTAAAGGAGAGACGACCGGATTCATTTGATTACCCTG GTCCTGGAGACTACAACATAGAGAAGGCCGACAGAATTGCGCGCTGTCGCTCCCCAGAGTACAAGATGGGTGCCAAGTTACAGGAGAGAAGACCGGATTCATTGGAATATCCTG GTCCTGGACAATACAACATAGAAAAGGCCGATAGAGTTGCACGTAGCCACTCCCCAGAATACAAGATTGGTGTCaagctaaaggaaaaaaagccgGATTCGTTGGATTATCCTG GTCCAGGAGAGTACATCATTGAAAAGGCCGATAGAGTCGCCCGCAGCCACTCTCCGGAGTACAGCATCGGCGTGAAATTAAAAGATAGACCGCCGGACTCTTTGTATTATCCTG GTCCTGCAGAGTACTACCCTGAAAAGGCTGACAGGTTGGTACGAAGCCATTCTCCTGAACATGTCATCGGCGTGAAATTGAAAGAAAAGCTTCCAGATTCACTGGAATTTCCTG CTGCTTGCGACTACGACGTCTCCAAGGGAGATAACATAGTTTATGGCTCCCCTCCCAGGTATACGATAGGCTTTAGGACACCTCAACCAGTGCCAGATTATACGAGCTTCCCAG CACCTGGAGACTACAGCATTTCAAGGAGTGAAGGCACGCTTTATGCTGGCTCTCCTAAATTTAGTCTAGGAATAAAACTGAAGGACAGGCTTCCTGACCACGTCAATTACCCAG CACCGTCCGACTACAGTCCTGGCAGAAGCGTAAGCTTCGTCAAAGAAAGGTCTCCGAAATTCACGTTCGGTTTCAGGCTAAGACCGTCCAAGCCGTACAACTACGGTTACCCAG CACCGGGAGAGTACGATCCCGACAGGGCGAACGAATTGGTTTATCCAAGGTCACCACGCTTCAGTATTCGTTCGAGACTCAAAGAACGGCTACCGGACAACGCAACATTTCCAG CACCAGGTACATACGACCCCGACAAAGGCAATCCTGCCATGTTCGGATTACCACCAAGACCTCAATCGAGGAGCCCGAAGAGGTCTAGGTCTCATGATTTTGAAGAAAAGCGGG GAACGACATTACCTCATGAAAGAACAAGCAAAAGAAGCAGTTCATTCCGAATTGTGAGAACCACAGAGGATACTGCTGGTG AGCGCGATTTGAAAGGCTCCCAGCAGACGATAAAACGAAGTCGCTCTCTTAGTGGACCTCGGCCAAAGGATTCGGTTTTAACAAACGGAAAAG CAAAAGCGGCTTTGTCCGAAATTCCAAAACCTAAAAGACGGAGTGAGTCACCCCGATTGACTCGACAGTCCAGATTCGAGACCACTG AAGTTCAAGCTAGGAGTCTGAAGGAAACAAAAGAAGGACAGCGTACATTTAGGGTTACTCGCAAACAAAGGACCGGGATGGATGAAG GAGAAGCACCACAGGTGGATGTTGTCGTTTCTGAAACAGCAATGAAGCGACGATTACCTGTGGATATTACGAAGAGAAAGACGGACTCAAAAG CCGCCGTAACAGAGCCGTCGTCCTCAAGGATGGCAACGAAGAAGGGTACATTCCTTCGATCTCTGCGGAGAAAGCTGGATGGTACCGAAG aAATATCTCGGACGTCTAAAGTGGTTAGGGAGCCCACTAAGCCTAAAAAAACCGATTGCGTAGTGCAGAAGACAAAGGAACACCGAG AACGGATCACCACTACTAGTCATCCGGAAGCTGTGCCTAGGAGAAGTCGGTCTCTTCGAGTCATTCGAAAAGAGGCGGACGAGATGCCGG ACAAGCGAGCTAAGTCTACCGAAGAATTGACTAGACGAAGTCCATCTCTGCGTGCAGCACGAGCAAAGCAAGACGCAATCGAAG CCCAAGAGGCAGACAAGAGATCGAGGCCATCGGACAGAAGATTAGGGCGTAGTAGGTCTCTGCGAATTGCACAAAACGCAATCGACTACATTGATG AGAAGGAGAACGTCTCAAAGTCTGAAACTCACATCATCGCTTCCTATCCCAGTCTTCACAAGGAGCGGCACCCGAGTACCCACTTGGCTAAGAGCCTAG AGCCTGCAGCGTTTACGACGAGCGACGAAAGTGGTATGTTCGAAGACGACGAAACGATGGACAGCGTGTCGGCTCACGACAGGACGTTCGTACGAACGCCGACTG ATTCGTCGAGGATCCAAGTGTCACCGGAGAGCTTTCGGGAATTGAGGCATGCTCAGGGATGCATTCACATGGCACCAAGGTTTCCAGAGGGACTGGACTTCTGGAAACCACCCGGTACAGGGTCTTTGTTTGCTAAACTTTACCAGTCCTGGACGCAGGAAACAGCTGTTTCTTCTG CGGAAGCAGAAGACAACAGCCGAGTGATGTTCCGTTCAGCTGCAAGCCTCTTCTTCAGGAAAGGCTTTGCAGCTCTACTACGGAACGAAACACCTG GACCGGGTTACTACAACCCTAGCATCGGTGAGCAGCTACGCTTTCCTCGAATGCCAAGCTTTACGATACGAAGAAAGCTCAAGTGTCCGAAGAGAGAGCAGACTCCCG CTCCCTGGGATTACAGCCCCGACAAAGCGGACCCTCTCGTGCGGCCCATGTCGCCATCTTACACCTTCGGACACAAGGGCGACTGTTGTCGTTGCAGAAGCACGAGTCCCGGTTTGTACACTCGTGCAGTGGCTACCCACG CTCCTGGCACCTACTGTCCTGAGAAATCTGACACGGTTCTAGCCACGACACCGGCTTACACCTTTGGTTTCAAGCATAAGGACCTTAGGCCTGACGATATTCCTG